From a region of the Microterricola gilva genome:
- a CDS encoding ABC transporter substrate-binding protein → MTRYSLKLQSIGVLAAAVLLGTAACSATPATTEESGGAAKTGGTLKVLGTGDIDHLDPALTAFVPVTALMRAVSRQLISYKTIDDETERLAPQGDLATEVPEPTNDGLTYTFTIRDGAQWDAPDGARPIVAADFIRGFQRLCSPSQSSPMLGYFYDLIEGMDTFCEGFSGVAPEAAPMKEYIEANTISGLVAVDEQTLEINLNKAAGDFVYMLSLSPASPAPVEVLEYVPDSGEYRANFIASGPYTVESYTPDKSLVLVRNPAWKKESDPLRAANVDGIELTVGLTGDAIMQQLQAGTGDMLFDTAPAPAVVQQLKAAGDPKLSFVASGGVQPNIWINTVSENNGGALKDLTVRQALQYAVDKAAVVQTLGGPDIAVVQNGIFGPGVLGFHEFAPYPSDGGKGDPEKAKELLAEAGYPDGLTLKMPFRSRAGDSEIAQTIQASLEKAGFTIELVPVNPTDYYSKFLIDRDATAAGVWDIAPTGWTPDWQGGAARSVFQPQYTFTGAPQTYNYVDYNNDEANAIAAEAIKATDPDEVAELWAQVDELVLADSPTIPIASSKAILYHSERVQDFTPYALSVQGDWANVWLSE, encoded by the coding sequence ATGACCAGATACAGCCTGAAGCTGCAGTCGATCGGGGTGCTCGCCGCCGCGGTGCTGCTCGGCACCGCGGCCTGCTCGGCCACCCCGGCCACGACAGAGGAGAGCGGCGGGGCAGCGAAGACCGGCGGAACGCTCAAGGTGCTCGGCACCGGAGACATTGACCACCTCGACCCGGCGCTGACGGCCTTCGTGCCCGTCACCGCGCTGATGCGCGCGGTGAGCAGGCAGCTCATCAGCTACAAGACGATCGACGACGAGACCGAGCGGCTGGCCCCGCAGGGCGACCTCGCCACCGAGGTGCCGGAGCCGACGAACGACGGACTAACCTACACCTTCACCATCCGCGACGGCGCCCAGTGGGATGCGCCGGACGGCGCGCGACCGATCGTCGCGGCCGACTTCATCCGTGGCTTCCAGCGGCTCTGCAGCCCCTCGCAGTCCAGCCCGATGCTCGGCTACTTCTACGACCTCATCGAGGGCATGGACACCTTCTGTGAAGGCTTCTCCGGCGTCGCGCCAGAGGCCGCCCCGATGAAGGAGTACATCGAGGCCAACACGATCTCCGGCCTGGTCGCCGTCGACGAGCAGACGTTGGAGATCAACCTCAACAAGGCGGCGGGTGACTTCGTCTACATGCTCTCGCTCAGCCCGGCCTCCCCTGCGCCGGTCGAGGTACTCGAGTACGTTCCGGATTCCGGTGAGTACCGTGCCAACTTCATCGCCAGCGGCCCGTACACCGTCGAGTCTTACACCCCGGACAAGTCGCTTGTGCTCGTGCGGAACCCGGCATGGAAGAAGGAGAGCGACCCGCTCCGCGCTGCAAACGTCGACGGCATCGAGCTGACGGTCGGTCTCACCGGAGACGCCATCATGCAGCAGCTCCAGGCGGGAACGGGCGACATGCTCTTCGACACCGCGCCGGCGCCGGCCGTCGTGCAGCAGCTGAAGGCGGCAGGCGACCCGAAGCTCAGCTTCGTCGCCAGCGGTGGCGTCCAGCCCAACATCTGGATCAACACGGTCAGTGAGAACAACGGCGGCGCCCTGAAGGACCTCACCGTGCGCCAGGCGCTGCAGTACGCGGTCGACAAGGCCGCCGTCGTGCAGACGCTCGGCGGCCCGGACATCGCCGTGGTGCAGAACGGCATCTTCGGACCCGGCGTGCTCGGCTTCCACGAGTTCGCCCCGTACCCGAGTGACGGCGGCAAGGGCGACCCCGAGAAGGCCAAGGAACTGCTCGCCGAGGCCGGCTACCCCGACGGCCTCACGCTCAAGATGCCGTTCCGCAGCCGCGCGGGTGACTCCGAGATCGCACAGACCATCCAGGCCAGCCTGGAGAAGGCCGGCTTCACGATCGAACTCGTTCCCGTGAACCCGACCGACTACTACTCGAAGTTCCTCATCGACCGGGATGCGACAGCGGCCGGCGTGTGGGACATCGCCCCGACCGGGTGGACGCCGGACTGGCAGGGTGGGGCGGCGCGCTCTGTCTTCCAGCCGCAGTACACCTTCACCGGTGCGCCGCAGACGTACAACTACGTCGACTACAACAACGACGAAGCGAACGCCATCGCGGCGGAGGCCATCAAGGCCACCGACCCCGATGAGGTCGCCGAGCTGTGGGCGCAGGTCGACGAGCTCGTGCTCGCGGACTCCCCGACGATCCCGATCGCGTCGTCGAAGGCGATCCTCTACCACTCGGAGCGAGTCCAGGACTTCACGCCGTACGCACTCAGCGTGCAGGGTGACTGGGCAAACGTCTGGCTCTCCGAGTAA
- a CDS encoding dipeptide ABC transporter ATP-binding protein translates to MAVLEARNLNVRIPTEDGVIHAVRDVSFSVEAGEFFGIVGESGSGKSVMVQAIMGLIPQAEVTGEVFFDGRDLLTMSEAELRAIRGASISMVFQDPLSSLHPQFTIGWQIIEQIRTHRSVSKAEAKTMAIEMLGKVGIPNPAERFDSYPHQFSGGMRQRVMIAMALSLNPRLVIADEPTTALDSTVQAQILELLDVMRKEFDATIVMITHDLNVLGRVADTLMVMYAGHRLELGAAEQVFGLPVHPYTAGLLRSSPSNYEPGTALVPIPGRPPSLLNAVTGCVFAARCPEVMERCHSERPPLRRYENGSEAQCWLEEPPAEAAAAAPQAARGERSLTIAGQSPVTAIATAVVPPLVRLDAVELSFRNKRRREDVPVLRGIDLTVERGETLGLVGESGCGKSTLARVIAGLIPAGSGEVEVAGHRLSAMNRDEWRGLRRDVQLIFQDPYGALNPRRRVGSIIGDPFRLHKVCSGEERKRRVQELMELVGLNPEHYNRFPAQFSGGQRQRIGIARAVALRPALIICDEPVSALDVSIQAQVLNLMSSLQREFNLSYLFISHDLSVVRHVCDRIAVMDAGRIIELAPTEDLYRNPQQQFTKTLLAASAPLARPERGATPRLIDSRATAQLQEEGAA, encoded by the coding sequence ATGGCCGTTCTCGAGGCCCGCAACCTCAATGTGAGGATCCCGACGGAGGACGGGGTGATCCACGCCGTGCGAGATGTGTCGTTCTCGGTCGAGGCCGGTGAGTTCTTCGGCATCGTCGGGGAGTCCGGATCGGGCAAGAGCGTCATGGTGCAGGCCATCATGGGGCTGATCCCGCAGGCGGAGGTCACCGGGGAGGTGTTCTTCGACGGCCGGGACCTACTGACGATGTCGGAGGCCGAGCTGCGCGCCATCAGGGGTGCCTCGATCAGCATGGTGTTCCAAGACCCGCTCAGCAGCCTGCATCCGCAGTTCACGATCGGCTGGCAGATCATCGAGCAGATCCGCACGCACCGCTCCGTGAGCAAGGCCGAGGCCAAGACCATGGCCATCGAGATGCTCGGCAAGGTCGGCATCCCGAATCCCGCCGAGCGCTTCGACTCCTACCCGCACCAGTTCTCCGGCGGCATGCGCCAGCGCGTGATGATCGCGATGGCGCTCAGCCTGAACCCGCGCCTCGTGATCGCCGACGAGCCGACCACCGCGCTCGACTCGACCGTGCAGGCGCAGATCCTCGAGCTGCTCGACGTGATGCGCAAGGAGTTCGACGCGACGATCGTCATGATCACCCACGACCTCAACGTGCTCGGCCGCGTCGCGGACACCCTGATGGTGATGTACGCGGGGCACCGCCTCGAGCTCGGTGCGGCCGAGCAGGTGTTCGGCCTGCCCGTTCACCCGTACACGGCTGGACTGCTGCGATCCTCTCCGAGCAACTACGAGCCAGGCACCGCGCTCGTCCCGATCCCCGGACGCCCACCGAGCCTGCTGAACGCCGTCACCGGATGCGTGTTCGCCGCGCGGTGTCCAGAGGTGATGGAGCGCTGCCACAGCGAGCGGCCGCCGCTGCGCCGCTACGAGAACGGCAGCGAGGCGCAGTGCTGGCTGGAGGAGCCGCCGGCCGAGGCTGCCGCGGCTGCGCCGCAGGCTGCACGCGGTGAGCGGTCGCTCACGATCGCCGGCCAGAGCCCCGTCACTGCGATCGCCACCGCCGTCGTGCCTCCGCTCGTCCGCCTCGACGCCGTCGAGCTCTCGTTCCGCAACAAGCGCAGGCGCGAGGACGTGCCGGTGCTCCGCGGAATCGACTTGACCGTTGAACGGGGAGAGACCCTGGGCCTGGTCGGTGAGAGCGGATGCGGCAAATCGACGCTGGCGCGGGTGATCGCCGGGCTCATCCCGGCCGGCTCCGGCGAGGTCGAGGTGGCCGGCCACAGGCTCTCGGCGATGAACAGGGACGAGTGGCGCGGGCTGCGGCGCGATGTGCAGCTGATCTTCCAGGACCCATACGGCGCGCTCAACCCGCGCAGGCGGGTCGGATCGATCATCGGTGACCCTTTCCGGCTGCACAAGGTCTGTTCGGGGGAGGAGCGCAAGCGCCGGGTGCAGGAGCTGATGGAACTCGTCGGCCTGAACCCGGAGCACTACAACCGCTTCCCCGCCCAGTTCTCCGGCGGCCAGCGGCAACGCATCGGCATCGCGCGAGCCGTCGCACTGCGACCGGCGCTCATCATCTGTGACGAGCCGGTGTCGGCGCTTGACGTGTCGATCCAGGCCCAGGTGCTCAACCTGATGAGCAGCCTGCAACGCGAGTTCAACCTCAGCTATCTCTTCATCTCCCACGACCTCTCCGTCGTCAGGCACGTCTGCGACCGCATCGCCGTGATGGATGCCGGCCGCATCATCGAACTCGCCCCGACCGAGGATCTCTACCGCAACCCGCAGCAGCAGTTCACCAAGACGCTGCTCGCCGCATCCGCGCCGCTCGCCAGGCCGGAGCGGGGCGCGACGCCCAGGCTCATCGACTCGCGGGCGACCGCACAGCTCCAGGAAGAAGGCGCAGCATGA
- a CDS encoding ABC transporter permease — protein MNVPNSRPARASGAATTAVAVARGGAQTVGPDAVVQRGSASLTVRRLVRDPASMVAVAGILLIVVLAIAAPLIAQLTGHGPNEQFRDIGLTPEGLPVPPGETFLFGTDQLGRDVLVRLAYGARVSLVVGVVASLAAAMIGVLVGITAGFFGGKVDTVLSRVMDLVMSIPFLLAAIALVSVVGPSLALSTGVIVFFTWTPLARVIRGQTLALRQREFVEAARSLGAGQFSIIVRDILPNLMVPILIYTTLMVPGAIVFEATLSFLGMGVVPPTASWGGMLAEAANNSIYLVAPWLVLIPGTALLIATLAFNTLGDGLRDALDPRASRKA, from the coding sequence ATGAACGTGCCCAACTCGCGGCCGGCCAGGGCGAGCGGAGCCGCGACGACCGCGGTCGCCGTCGCCCGTGGCGGCGCGCAGACCGTCGGCCCCGATGCCGTCGTGCAGCGGGGGTCGGCCTCGCTCACCGTGCGACGCCTGGTCAGGGACCCGGCGAGCATGGTGGCCGTCGCGGGGATCCTCCTGATCGTTGTGCTGGCCATCGCGGCGCCGCTGATCGCCCAGCTCACCGGGCACGGCCCGAACGAGCAGTTCCGTGATATCGGCCTCACCCCGGAGGGGCTGCCCGTCCCACCGGGGGAGACCTTCCTCTTCGGAACGGATCAGCTCGGCCGCGACGTGCTCGTCCGCCTCGCATACGGGGCACGGGTCTCGCTCGTCGTCGGCGTCGTCGCCTCGCTCGCCGCCGCCATGATCGGCGTGCTCGTCGGCATCACAGCCGGCTTCTTCGGCGGCAAGGTCGACACCGTGCTCAGCCGGGTCATGGACCTCGTGATGAGCATCCCGTTCCTGCTCGCCGCGATCGCCCTCGTCTCGGTCGTCGGGCCGAGCCTCGCGCTCAGCACCGGCGTCATTGTGTTCTTCACCTGGACGCCGCTCGCACGCGTCATCCGCGGGCAGACGCTGGCGCTCCGCCAGCGCGAGTTCGTCGAGGCGGCGCGCTCGCTCGGCGCCGGACAGTTCTCGATCATCGTGCGCGACATCCTGCCGAACCTCATGGTTCCGATCCTGATCTACACGACGCTCATGGTGCCGGGCGCGATCGTCTTCGAGGCGACGCTGTCGTTCCTCGGGATGGGGGTCGTCCCGCCGACGGCCAGCTGGGGCGGGATGCTCGCCGAGGCGGCGAACAACTCGATCTACCTCGTCGCGCCGTGGCTCGTGCTGATTCCGGGAACGGCGTTGCTCATCGCCACGCTGGCGTTCAACACCCTGGGTGACGGTCTGCGCGACGCCCTCGACCCCCGCGCGAGCAGGAAGGCCTGA
- a CDS encoding ABC transporter permease, producing the protein MLWRYLLKRVGFALLVLFVLSLFVFALFYIAPGDPARAIAGDKATTEVLAQIRENLGLNEPIYVQYGVFMSNLLQGDLGYSYRSQLPVSEIIADRIPVTVSLVFGAVVLWLAIGLPIGITSARHPGSFRDRAGQAFAVVGISFPTFVLGMMALYLLYFIPTRAGLILFPPSGYVPLTESAGQWAWHLLLPWLTLALVSAAIYARLSRAQMLEVLGEDYIRTARAKGLTERRVVYRHALRSAMPPLVTQLGTDIGLMLGGVIVIETVFGLPGLGRLAVTSVANQDRPVIIGVVLVGGLFIVVINIIVDTLYALMDSRIRTAS; encoded by the coding sequence ATGCTCTGGAGATATCTGCTCAAACGGGTCGGCTTCGCCCTGCTCGTGCTGTTCGTGCTCAGCCTCTTCGTCTTCGCCCTGTTCTACATCGCGCCGGGCGACCCGGCACGCGCGATCGCCGGCGACAAGGCGACAACCGAGGTGCTCGCCCAGATCCGGGAGAACCTCGGACTGAACGAACCGATCTACGTGCAGTACGGCGTGTTCATGTCGAATCTGCTGCAGGGCGACCTCGGCTACTCGTACCGCAGTCAGCTGCCGGTGTCCGAGATCATCGCCGACCGCATCCCGGTGACGGTGTCCCTCGTGTTCGGCGCCGTCGTGCTCTGGCTCGCGATCGGACTCCCGATCGGCATCACCTCTGCCCGCCACCCCGGCAGCTTCCGCGACCGGGCCGGCCAGGCCTTCGCCGTCGTCGGCATCAGCTTCCCCACCTTCGTGCTCGGCATGATGGCGCTGTACCTGCTCTACTTCATACCGACACGCGCCGGCCTCATCCTGTTCCCGCCGAGCGGCTACGTGCCGCTGACGGAGAGCGCGGGCCAGTGGGCGTGGCACCTGCTGCTGCCATGGCTCACCCTCGCGCTCGTGTCGGCGGCGATCTACGCCAGGCTCTCCAGGGCGCAGATGCTCGAGGTGCTCGGCGAGGACTACATCCGCACGGCCAGGGCCAAAGGCCTCACCGAGCGCCGCGTCGTCTACCGGCATGCGCTGCGCAGCGCGATGCCGCCGCTGGTCACGCAGCTGGGCACGGACATCGGACTCATGCTCGGCGGCGTGATCGTGATCGAGACCGTCTTCGGCCTCCCGGGCCTCGGCCGGCTCGCTGTCACGTCCGTGGCGAACCAGGACCGCCCTGTGATCATCGGCGTCGTGCTCGTCGGCGGCCTGTTCATCGTCGTCATCAACATCATTGTCGACACCCTCTATGCACTCATGGACTCCCGAATCCGCACGGCTTCGTGA
- a CDS encoding alpha/beta fold hydrolase — protein sequence MTIEYTIPGMHVREHRIDVPLDWANPDAGSIQLFAREVVDPARRAEELPLLVYLQGGPGGKSPRPVSRDGWLGAALKRFRVILFDQRGTGRSSRVTAATVRSLAERDAAAHLMHFRADSIVRDLEHMRRTVFGGVRWRTLGQSYGGFITLSYLSTAPEGLAACYVAGGLAGLDATAEETYRRTYPRVAAKTRRFYERYEHDRDRIAAVADHLEATDTRLPDGDRLTVRRLQTLGIDLGMGPGAERLHWLFEEAFDGESPDGTGLSDTFLAQVMTRTSYDDNPLFAVMQESIYGQDAAATAWAAERERARHPQFDPAERPLAFTGEMMYPWMFDEIRSLRPFRAAVDGLAAWQEHTPLYDAERLAANEVPLVAAVYDDDMYIDSGLSRCTAARLGNATAWITNEFEHDGLHGPVVAERLFTLLDDRGGAR from the coding sequence ATGACCATCGAGTACACGATCCCGGGCATGCACGTGCGGGAGCACCGCATCGATGTCCCGCTCGACTGGGCGAACCCGGATGCCGGGTCGATCCAGCTGTTCGCCCGCGAGGTGGTCGATCCGGCCCGCCGCGCGGAGGAGCTGCCGCTGCTCGTCTACCTGCAGGGAGGGCCAGGCGGCAAGTCGCCGCGGCCCGTGTCGCGGGACGGCTGGCTCGGCGCGGCGCTGAAGCGCTTCCGGGTGATCCTGTTCGACCAGCGCGGCACGGGCAGGAGCTCCCGCGTGACCGCCGCGACGGTCCGCTCGCTCGCCGAGCGGGACGCGGCCGCCCACCTCATGCACTTCCGCGCCGACTCGATCGTGCGCGACCTCGAGCACATGCGACGCACCGTGTTCGGCGGTGTGCGGTGGCGGACGCTCGGCCAGAGCTACGGCGGGTTCATCACACTCAGCTACCTGTCGACGGCGCCGGAGGGCCTGGCCGCCTGCTACGTCGCAGGCGGCCTGGCCGGACTGGACGCCACCGCGGAGGAGACGTACAGGCGAACCTACCCGCGTGTCGCCGCCAAGACCCGGCGCTTCTATGAGCGCTACGAGCACGACCGCGACAGGATCGCCGCCGTCGCCGACCACCTCGAGGCAACCGACACCCGCCTGCCGGACGGCGACCGGCTCACCGTGCGCCGCTTGCAGACCCTCGGCATCGACCTCGGCATGGGGCCGGGCGCCGAACGGCTGCACTGGCTGTTCGAGGAGGCCTTCGACGGCGAGAGCCCAGACGGCACCGGCCTGAGCGACACCTTCCTCGCCCAGGTCATGACACGAACGAGCTACGACGACAACCCGCTCTTCGCCGTCATGCAGGAGAGCATCTACGGTCAGGATGCCGCCGCCACCGCCTGGGCGGCGGAGCGCGAGCGCGCGCGGCATCCGCAGTTCGACCCGGCCGAACGCCCGCTCGCCTTCACCGGCGAGATGATGTACCCGTGGATGTTCGACGAGATCCGCTCGCTGCGGCCGTTCAGAGCCGCCGTCGACGGGCTCGCCGCGTGGCAGGAGCACACCCCGCTCTATGACGCGGAGCGGCTCGCCGCGAACGAGGTCCCGCTCGTTGCCGCGGTCTACGACGACGACATGTACATCGATTCCGGGCTCTCCAGGTGCACGGCGGCCCGACTGGGCAACGCCACGGCCTGGATCACCAACGAATTCGAGCACGACGGGCTGCACGGCCCCGTCGTGGCCGAGCGACTTTTCACACTCTTGGACGACCGCGGAGGAGCACGATGA
- a CDS encoding aminopeptidase P family protein: MTTITTSERGRLPVLTKNAGFQRRMAEDWGVPDRAPRLAAGLSASTAGHRDRLSAEWPGATLVVSAGGAMLRNDDEFFPFRADSDFLWLTGCPSPDAVLVMYPGGAGHDSVLYLSEPIVAGDPDYVSGRERSELWMGGAPTLREWSEALAVEVRGLGSLAGDLGVARTSALYSAGRPTAASGLPVELHARGAAELGRSISELRVVKDDWEIQQLREAVDATVEGFEAVASELRRASEDGGERWLQGTFDRIARTRGNTTGYRTIVAAGEHAPVLHWTRNDGPIRDGDLLLLDAGVETRTFYTSDVTRTFPINGGFTAAQRQVHDLVQAAHEAGMDAVRPGNTFTGFHHAAMAVIAQGLHDWDLLGVSVDEALSEQGQHHRRYLICGIGHHLGLDVHDCSKARHEHYNGAELAPGMALTVEPGLYFHAHDQSVPPELRGIGVRIEDDLVVTATGADNLSAALPRDATGLENWVRGLQ; the protein is encoded by the coding sequence ATGACAACGATCACGACCAGCGAACGGGGCCGCCTGCCGGTCCTGACGAAGAACGCGGGGTTCCAACGCCGCATGGCAGAGGACTGGGGCGTTCCCGACCGGGCACCGCGCCTCGCCGCCGGGCTCTCCGCCTCGACGGCCGGGCACAGGGACCGGCTGAGCGCCGAGTGGCCTGGCGCGACGCTCGTCGTCTCCGCCGGCGGTGCGATGCTGCGCAACGACGACGAGTTCTTCCCGTTTCGGGCTGACAGCGACTTCCTCTGGCTGACCGGATGCCCGTCCCCCGACGCGGTCCTGGTCATGTACCCGGGCGGTGCAGGGCACGACAGCGTGCTCTACCTCAGCGAGCCGATCGTCGCCGGCGACCCGGACTACGTCTCGGGGCGGGAGCGCAGCGAACTCTGGATGGGCGGTGCCCCGACGCTGCGGGAATGGTCGGAGGCGCTGGCCGTCGAGGTGCGCGGGCTCGGCAGCCTCGCGGGAGACCTCGGTGTCGCGCGGACCTCTGCGCTCTACTCGGCCGGTCGGCCGACCGCGGCATCCGGCCTGCCTGTCGAACTGCACGCCCGCGGCGCGGCAGAGCTCGGCCGGAGCATCTCGGAGCTGCGCGTCGTGAAGGACGACTGGGAGATCCAACAGCTGCGCGAGGCCGTTGACGCGACGGTCGAGGGCTTCGAGGCGGTCGCCTCCGAGCTGCGCCGGGCGAGCGAGGACGGCGGCGAACGCTGGCTGCAGGGAACCTTCGATCGGATCGCGCGCACGCGAGGCAACACGACCGGGTACCGCACCATCGTCGCGGCCGGTGAGCACGCACCCGTGTTGCACTGGACCCGCAACGATGGGCCCATCCGGGACGGCGACCTGCTGCTGCTCGACGCCGGCGTCGAGACGCGCACCTTCTACACCTCCGACGTCACGAGGACCTTCCCGATCAACGGCGGCTTCACGGCAGCGCAGCGGCAGGTGCACGACCTCGTGCAGGCCGCTCACGAGGCCGGCATGGACGCGGTGCGCCCAGGAAACACCTTCACCGGCTTCCACCACGCCGCCATGGCCGTGATCGCGCAGGGCCTGCACGACTGGGACCTGCTCGGCGTGTCCGTCGACGAGGCGCTGAGCGAGCAGGGCCAGCACCACAGGCGCTACCTCATCTGCGGAATCGGGCACCACCTCGGCCTCGACGTCCACGACTGCAGCAAGGCCAGGCACGAGCACTACAACGGCGCGGAACTCGCTCCCGGCATGGCGCTCACGGTCGAGCCCGGCCTGTACTTCCACGCCCACGACCAGAGCGTTCCACCTGAGCTGCGCGGCATCGGCGTGCGCATCGAAGACGACCTCGTCGTCACGGCGACAGGGGCAGACAACCTCAGCGCGGCGCTCCCGCGCGACGCGACCGGACTCGAAAACTGGGTGCGGGGGCTCCAGTGA
- a CDS encoding GntR family transcriptional regulator, with protein MTFVGVERLERGVSLREMVERALAAAIISGEMPPGKLVSAPGLAAQFNVSATPVREAMLNLEKRGFVEAVRNKGFRVTDVSEDDLRQIVGVRRLLEPEAMQQLAGSLPETALPELRQMAETIVAGAQSGDLRSYLEADQRFHLRLTALLGNPLLVEVVADLRSRTRLVGLVSLVKSAQLERSAAEHIELLEALASGDGDGARALMDRHIGHTLGWWAGLPEDDAESAH; from the coding sequence ATGACGTTTGTCGGAGTCGAACGCCTCGAGCGCGGGGTGAGCCTGCGCGAGATGGTCGAACGCGCGCTCGCCGCGGCCATCATCTCGGGTGAGATGCCGCCGGGCAAACTCGTGTCGGCCCCCGGCCTCGCCGCCCAGTTCAACGTGTCGGCGACACCCGTGCGCGAGGCCATGCTGAATCTCGAGAAGCGCGGCTTCGTCGAAGCCGTGCGCAACAAGGGGTTCAGGGTCACGGATGTCAGCGAGGACGACCTCCGCCAGATCGTCGGTGTCCGTCGTCTGCTGGAGCCTGAGGCCATGCAGCAGCTCGCGGGCTCGCTGCCGGAGACGGCGCTCCCCGAGCTGCGTCAGATGGCGGAGACCATCGTCGCCGGCGCCCAGTCCGGCGACCTCCGCAGCTACCTGGAAGCCGATCAGCGCTTCCACCTGCGGCTCACGGCGCTGCTCGGCAACCCGCTCCTCGTCGAGGTCGTCGCCGACCTGCGCTCACGCACCCGACTCGTCGGCCTCGTCTCCCTCGTGAAGTCCGCCCAGCTGGAGCGCTCGGCCGCCGAGCACATCGAGCTGCTCGAGGCACTGGCATCCGGTGACGGCGACGGCGCACGCGCCCTGATGGACCGCCACATCGGCCACACCCTCGGCTGGTGGGCCGGCCTGCCAGAAGATGACGCAGAGTCGGCACACTGA